One Echinicola strongylocentroti DNA window includes the following coding sequences:
- a CDS encoding DUF2264 domain-containing protein translates to MNRRSFVKYIPAAGAIGVLPSTLSAKSSLAEAKTSNPNSRSYWAATLYKIASPMLTQMSLGKLRATMPVETPPKAYRGRENVTHLEALGRTLAGVAPWLALPESSDEEGNMRKDLKEKALKSIAHSVDPSSPDYLNWTEGSQPLVDGAFLVHGIMRAPEALWEPLDDEVKRRFVQEIKNQKEAIPPYYNNWLLFGAMLDAFLLFVGEGGDFMRIDFAVKKHDEWYVGDGWYGDGQNFHMDYYNGYVIQPMMLQVLKVAASKKKSYEKLYETVGKRMTRFAEQQERLISPEGTYPPVGRSITYRVGAFQPLAETALLGILPEAISGAQVRSALSAIIKRQFEAPGTFDKDGWLTIGFCGHQPEMGDSYISTGSLYLCTLGFLPLGLPADHEFWTAPEEDWTAKKAWAGISVQADHAISF, encoded by the coding sequence ATGAATAGACGATCTTTCGTAAAATACATTCCTGCAGCAGGAGCCATTGGCGTATTACCGAGCACCTTGTCCGCTAAATCCTCTCTTGCGGAAGCCAAGACCTCCAACCCTAATTCCAGAAGTTATTGGGCTGCGACCCTATATAAAATTGCCTCTCCTATGCTCACCCAGATGAGCCTAGGGAAACTGCGCGCGACCATGCCCGTAGAAACCCCTCCAAAAGCCTATAGAGGTCGTGAAAACGTCACCCACTTAGAGGCCTTAGGAAGAACGCTGGCCGGTGTGGCTCCTTGGCTAGCACTACCGGAATCTTCTGACGAAGAAGGAAATATGCGCAAAGACCTCAAAGAAAAAGCACTGAAGAGCATCGCACACAGTGTAGATCCTTCTTCTCCTGATTACCTCAACTGGACCGAAGGTTCCCAGCCTCTAGTGGACGGAGCATTTTTGGTCCATGGTATCATGCGTGCACCGGAAGCACTTTGGGAGCCGCTGGACGATGAAGTGAAGCGACGATTTGTCCAAGAAATCAAAAATCAGAAAGAAGCTATCCCTCCGTATTATAACAACTGGCTGCTCTTTGGGGCGATGCTGGACGCCTTTTTACTGTTTGTAGGTGAAGGAGGGGATTTCATGCGGATAGATTTTGCCGTCAAAAAACACGACGAATGGTACGTGGGTGACGGCTGGTACGGCGATGGCCAAAACTTCCACATGGACTATTATAACGGCTATGTCATCCAGCCCATGATGCTCCAAGTGCTGAAAGTAGCTGCATCCAAAAAGAAAAGCTATGAAAAACTCTATGAGACCGTTGGCAAAAGGATGACCCGTTTTGCCGAGCAGCAGGAACGGTTGATCTCGCCAGAAGGCACCTATCCACCCGTAGGAAGGTCCATCACTTATCGTGTGGGGGCATTCCAGCCATTGGCAGAGACCGCATTATTGGGCATCCTGCCAGAGGCTATTTCTGGCGCCCAAGTCCGCAGTGCTTTAAGTGCCATTATCAAAAGGCAATTTGAAGCACCTGGTACCTTTGATAAAGACGGCTGGCTGACCATCGGATTTTGTGGCCATCAACCGGAAATGGGAGATTCATATATCTCGACAGGAAGCCTTTATTTGTGTACGTTGGGTTTCTTACCATTGGGCTTGCCCGCTGATCATGAATTCTGGACAGCCCCTGAGGAAGATTGGACAGCAAAAAAAGCCTGGGCGGGCATTAGTGTCCAAGCGGATCATGCCATTTCATTCTAA
- a CDS encoding beta-N-acetylhexosaminidase — protein MKIYCLFFFAYLSSLVSFGQSSPEIIPLPTTFEGGEEYFSITPKTKIHYSNDLLKEEAYFLQKELLERKSFPISIQTSEATKSGINLALTETQDGGYQLFIDQTTGITITSATETGIFQGIISLLQLADQADASHGQLAIPTWKINDSPAYAWRGFMLDESRHFFGVEKVKSLLDWMAYYKLNKFHWHLTDAQGWRIAIKKYPKLALVGGIGDNSDPYAPAQYYSQSQIQEIVRYAAERKIDIIPEIDMPGHATAANKAYPEFSGGGSEKYPEFTFHPAKEGTYQYLTDILREVDALFPGHMIHLGGDEVSFGNQQWKNDPEVQQLMASQQLEDLKDVEDYFMKRMADSLFSLNNTILAWDEMAEAGLPTSQSILLWWRHDQPQQLQKLLDNDIPTVICPRIPLYFDFVQQENDRFGRKWGGNFNPLQRVYDFSLTKLNIPASKTSLILGFQANLWTETVTNEDRLDYLTFPRLAALAEIAWTPEEQKDFEDFSTRLKNHLALYQKAGIYFYDPFDPKNHPEPVLKK, from the coding sequence ATGAAAATATATTGCCTATTCTTTTTTGCTTACTTATCCTCCTTGGTTTCCTTCGGCCAAAGCAGCCCTGAAATCATTCCGCTACCGACCACTTTCGAGGGTGGAGAAGAATACTTTTCCATCACCCCAAAAACAAAAATCCACTACTCAAATGACCTGCTAAAAGAGGAGGCCTATTTTTTGCAAAAAGAACTTCTTGAAAGAAAATCATTCCCCATTAGCATACAAACCTCCGAAGCGACAAAATCCGGAATCAACTTGGCCCTGACGGAAACCCAAGATGGCGGCTACCAACTGTTTATCGACCAGACCACCGGTATCACCATCACTTCCGCTACTGAAACCGGCATATTCCAAGGCATCATCTCGCTGCTGCAATTGGCAGATCAAGCGGATGCTTCCCACGGTCAGCTGGCCATCCCTACTTGGAAAATCAACGACTCTCCGGCATACGCTTGGAGGGGATTCATGCTGGATGAGTCGAGGCACTTCTTTGGTGTGGAAAAAGTAAAATCCCTACTTGACTGGATGGCCTATTACAAGCTCAACAAATTCCATTGGCACCTTACCGATGCGCAAGGATGGCGAATAGCCATCAAAAAGTACCCCAAACTGGCGCTGGTTGGCGGCATTGGCGATAACAGCGATCCCTACGCCCCCGCTCAATACTACAGCCAATCTCAAATCCAAGAAATCGTCCGCTATGCAGCAGAAAGAAAAATCGATATCATTCCCGAGATCGACATGCCGGGGCATGCCACTGCGGCCAACAAAGCTTACCCTGAATTTAGTGGCGGTGGGTCAGAAAAATATCCGGAATTCACCTTTCATCCTGCCAAAGAGGGCACTTACCAATACCTGACAGACATTCTCCGAGAAGTTGACGCGCTTTTCCCTGGGCACATGATCCATCTAGGTGGAGATGAAGTGAGTTTTGGGAACCAACAATGGAAAAATGACCCAGAAGTGCAACAACTGATGGCCTCCCAGCAATTGGAGGACCTGAAGGACGTGGAGGATTACTTTATGAAACGAATGGCTGACTCACTCTTCTCCCTGAACAACACCATACTTGCTTGGGACGAAATGGCCGAAGCTGGCCTCCCTACGAGCCAAAGCATCTTGCTCTGGTGGCGTCATGATCAGCCTCAGCAGCTACAAAAACTATTGGACAATGATATCCCCACAGTCATCTGCCCGAGAATACCGCTATATTTTGATTTTGTCCAGCAGGAAAATGACCGTTTTGGCAGAAAATGGGGCGGTAATTTCAATCCACTTCAGCGTGTCTATGATTTTAGCTTAACCAAGCTGAACATCCCTGCCTCCAAAACTTCATTGATTCTGGGATTTCAGGCTAATTTATGGACAGAAACGGTCACTAATGAAGATCGCTTGGACTATTTGACTTTTCCCAGACTGGCAGCGCTTGCAGAGATCGCTTGGACGCCAGAAGAGCAAAAAGATTTTGAAGACTTCTCCACTAGACTGAAAAATCACCTTGCCCTTTACCAAAAAGCGGGGATTTACTTTTACGATCCTTTCGATCCTAAAAACCACCCAGAACCGGTACTAAAAAAATAA
- a CDS encoding glycoside hydrolase family 88 protein, with product MKLTYTFTFSLLAAGFLASACSQPKQKEKEEASNETPITQEFIEENVAFSVKQYQHLSSLVPEDKLPRTYLKDEDKFVTSGTSWWTSGFYPGTLLYLFEMSGDSTMLELAEQKLEILEKEKDNTGTHDLGFMLFCSFGNAYRITGNEHYKEVMLQGAESLATRFHPETGLIKSWDHGSWKYPVIIDNMMNLEFLFWASEASGDDKYRNINISHADSTIKHHFRDDYSSYHVVDYDPTSGKVVEKKTHQGKADDSAWARGQSWGLYGYIVMYRDTKNQAYLDQAENIAAFILDHPNMPEDMVPYWDYDAPATDSTYRDASAAALNASAFLELSKYTKDKAKAEEYVTAAEKTIISLSSDKYRAKLGQNGGFILLHSVGSLPHDSEVDVPLTYADYYYIEALKRYQDWFLN from the coding sequence ATGAAACTCACCTACACATTTACCTTTTCTCTTTTGGCTGCAGGCTTCTTAGCAAGTGCATGTAGCCAGCCCAAGCAAAAGGAGAAAGAAGAGGCATCAAACGAGACACCTATTACCCAAGAATTTATTGAGGAAAATGTAGCATTTTCCGTCAAACAGTACCAACACCTGAGTTCTTTGGTACCAGAAGACAAGCTTCCCAGGACTTACCTCAAGGACGAGGACAAATTTGTCACATCAGGAACCAGTTGGTGGACTTCAGGTTTCTACCCGGGCACGTTATTGTACCTCTTCGAAATGTCTGGAGACTCTACCATGCTGGAGCTGGCCGAGCAGAAACTGGAAATCCTGGAGAAGGAAAAAGACAATACCGGTACGCATGACCTTGGTTTTATGCTGTTTTGCAGCTTTGGGAATGCTTATCGGATCACTGGAAATGAGCATTATAAAGAGGTAATGCTACAAGGCGCGGAATCACTGGCTACGAGATTTCACCCAGAAACGGGTCTGATCAAATCCTGGGACCACGGTTCTTGGAAGTACCCGGTGATCATTGACAACATGATGAACTTGGAATTTCTCTTTTGGGCATCTGAGGCTTCCGGTGATGACAAATACCGCAACATTAATATTTCCCACGCCGACAGCACCATAAAGCACCATTTCCGGGATGACTACAGCTCCTATCACGTGGTCGATTATGACCCTACTTCTGGAAAAGTGGTCGAAAAGAAAACCCACCAAGGCAAAGCTGACGATTCCGCTTGGGCACGTGGGCAATCTTGGGGGCTTTACGGCTACATTGTCATGTATCGTGACACCAAAAACCAAGCTTATCTGGACCAAGCAGAGAACATTGCGGCTTTTATCCTTGACCATCCCAACATGCCCGAGGACATGGTTCCCTACTGGGATTATGATGCGCCGGCCACTGACTCTACCTATAGGGATGCGTCTGCCGCAGCACTCAATGCATCGGCCTTCTTAGAACTGAGCAAATACACGAAAGATAAAGCCAAAGCTGAAGAATATGTAACTGCTGCTGAAAAAACCATTATCAGCCTCTCTTCCGATAAGTACCGTGCAAAACTCGGCCAAAACGGCGGTTTTATTTTATTGCACAGTGTGGGATCACTACCGCACGACTCTGAAGTAGACGTACCGCTGACATATGCAGATTATTATTATATCGAAGCCTTGAAGCGCTACCAAGATTGGTTCCTTAACTAA
- a CDS encoding RNA polymerase sigma factor, translating to MIAKTQDLEEVWSAFLDGDDEALGCIYAENIDRLYNYGRQFTRNKSLVKDAIQDVFCQLIDDRKKLGIAHSVKAYLMACLRRRLLGALKEERRDADAVLDEEAFFISVDATSYFIDSNLSMDQKKILERYCNELPVRQREIIMMRFFENMPYEEIAEVMGLANAKTVRTMMYRGLNKLSDSLTPYKSQLLQVLIMMELMR from the coding sequence ATGATAGCAAAGACCCAGGATTTAGAGGAAGTTTGGAGTGCCTTTCTAGATGGTGATGATGAAGCCTTGGGTTGTATTTATGCCGAAAATATAGACCGGCTTTATAATTATGGAAGACAGTTTACCAGAAATAAGTCTTTGGTGAAAGATGCTATCCAAGATGTCTTTTGCCAATTGATCGATGACCGTAAGAAGCTGGGGATTGCCCATTCGGTCAAAGCTTACTTGATGGCCTGTCTGCGCAGGAGGTTACTTGGCGCTCTTAAAGAGGAACGTAGGGATGCTGATGCGGTCCTTGATGAAGAAGCTTTTTTTATCTCTGTGGATGCCACATCCTATTTTATTGACTCCAATTTGTCCATGGACCAAAAGAAAATATTGGAACGATACTGTAATGAGCTTCCAGTTCGGCAGCGAGAGATCATCATGATGAGGTTTTTTGAGAACATGCCCTATGAGGAAATTGCCGAAGTGATGGGCTTGGCCAATGCCAAAACTGTCAGAACGATGATGTATCGCGGACTCAATAAACTTTCGGATTCGCTGACTCCTTATAAATCTCAGCTGTTGCAGGTGCTGATCATGATGGAGTTGATGAGGTGA
- a CDS encoding FecR family protein produces the protein MDFKSIVFRELLEDEYFIQWLIAPDQESDKYWQAWMVNNPDKAAVLRDIKAVVNAIEPKHIHQLDSDEKADILGHVRQYAGQKKRQEMLWSTKPKRKRWGNWGLMAACFVILAILTANFFGVFEPEMATPELTKERMVVKQTSKGTKSSFYLPDGTLVKLNSSSSLEFPIAFTDSLRQVKLIGQAFFEVTRNEAAPFIVETDHMDVQVLGTSFDVLNDAEGKRFEVAVASGKVKVNSYAGNQEILAKTEMTRLDVSSGQLIKSHFDPTYQLGWKDGILAFEDESFEAVFGRLEDWYGVAISVDPALTIDKSYTGKYDNQSLENVLTGMSSVLGFQFKINGKQVTISL, from the coding sequence ATGGATTTCAAAAGTATTGTTTTTAGGGAGTTGCTGGAGGATGAGTATTTCATCCAATGGCTGATAGCGCCTGATCAAGAATCGGACAAGTATTGGCAAGCATGGATGGTAAATAATCCAGACAAAGCGGCAGTTTTGAGAGATATCAAGGCAGTGGTCAACGCCATAGAGCCCAAGCACATTCATCAACTTGACAGCGATGAGAAAGCCGATATACTAGGACATGTCAGACAATATGCGGGTCAAAAAAAGCGGCAGGAAATGCTATGGAGCACCAAGCCCAAGCGAAAAAGGTGGGGCAATTGGGGTTTAATGGCTGCGTGTTTTGTCATCTTGGCCATTCTTACCGCCAATTTTTTCGGGGTGTTTGAGCCGGAAATGGCCACACCGGAGCTGACAAAAGAACGCATGGTGGTCAAGCAAACCTCCAAAGGGACCAAATCGAGCTTTTACTTACCGGACGGCACACTGGTGAAGCTGAACTCCAGCAGCTCATTGGAGTTTCCTATAGCTTTTACGGATAGCTTAAGGCAGGTAAAACTCATTGGACAGGCATTTTTTGAAGTAACCAGAAACGAAGCAGCACCTTTTATTGTGGAGACAGACCATATGGATGTCCAAGTGTTGGGGACCTCATTTGATGTGTTAAATGATGCAGAAGGCAAACGTTTTGAAGTGGCAGTGGCCTCTGGGAAGGTAAAAGTCAACTCCTACGCAGGCAATCAAGAAATCCTTGCCAAAACAGAAATGACCCGGTTAGATGTAAGCAGTGGCCAATTGATCAAAAGCCATTTTGACCCTACCTATCAGCTAGGCTGGAAGGACGGGATATTGGCATTTGAAGATGAGTCTTTTGAGGCGGTGTTCGGTCGGTTGGAAGACTGGTATGGAGTGGCCATTTCGGTGGATCCTGCGCTGACAATCGATAAATCCTATACGGGAAAATATGACAACCAGTCCCTTGAAAATGTCCTTACAGGAATGTCCTCAGTTCTTGGATTTCAATTCAAGATCAATGGCAAACAAGTGACCATCTCTCTATGA
- a CDS encoding SusC/RagA family TonB-linked outer membrane protein, translated as MKTHLLSKLKYLGMFVAAVLISLGDLSAHQYAYANSTWTRHQKLEDVQVSLRMKNASMIQVLKEIESSTAFHVAFMEEELSNEKNISLNVNSQSLLHVLEELSRDHNVRFTQVNNTIHVAAKNAAASEEIIEERNISGKVLDEEGIPIPGVNVIVKGTKRVTVTDLDGTFSFENVSDDAVLVFSFIGFESQEITVAHKEVISVTLLEDVGDLEEVVVVGYGTQKKANLTGAVSTVEAKALENRPVSNVANALQGTTPGLNITRSGGQPGNENVGIQVRGVTSANGAVDPLLMVDGVPSPLFTLQTINPNDIESVTVLKDAAAAAIYGAQAAGGVILVKTKGGKKGKTTFEYSNQFGTEWALNVPERLSLLDEALYSNLARANAGLGPEYNEQALQYIRDGVEFVPSETNPNKWVTYNQQSIRDQVLRESSPMQTHNLSARGGSENIDYLVSLGYYDKKGVFKLGPDSFERYNARFNLGAKLTEHLSLDSRISYANHYTESPSRGASGYGLLQQVYQARQRFPVFTPEGELFGGAGTSGNNTYAYLSQGGYDNTQRNDFDGVFTGTLKDVVKGLTIRSIFGRQYRRADRERFARTVDLWDRGGDGPAYVLNNPNTYELYQDNTVNTSFQMLVDYDLTLADQHVFHVLAGYQWEDFRWTRLYSRASNLINNDLPTLNLGDDNTKVATQSINTFANQSVFGRINYSYDERFLFEGTLRMDESSRLAPDLRTKVFPAASVGWNMHREDFFGNTLPFLSEFKLRASWGQLGSALGGDIIGYYDYLNVLSRGSSLVMGSDETRSTYFYQSSVPSSELSWETIETWNGGVDLGLLENKLQMSFDYYVKHNRNMLTPLQLPATFGVGTPKINNGVLKSWGWELAVNYRDRVNEDFNYTVGFNLSDNQNELIEYSGRNVVSAGENNIIEGFPLNTIWGYETAPGYFTSADQVDAAAFQDNRTGPGDIQYVNQDGDDRITVGNGTTDDAGDLMLLGTNQQRYLFGLTASAQWKNFDLSIFFQGVGKRSFMPTRDMIMPLSQSWFMPMKHHQDYWTPEHTDAAFPRPYLNGHHNYLPSDRWVLDGSYIRLKNFQVGYSLPASLINRVKVNRARIFVTGQDVLTFTSMGVFDGVFDPENSNNVRADYPFFGTLAVGLNLSF; from the coding sequence ATGAAAACACACCTACTTTCCAAATTGAAATATTTGGGGATGTTCGTCGCGGCTGTACTCATAAGTCTTGGCGACCTATCTGCCCATCAGTATGCTTATGCCAATTCGACTTGGACCCGGCACCAAAAGCTGGAGGATGTACAGGTGTCTTTGCGCATGAAGAATGCCAGTATGATTCAAGTCCTTAAGGAAATTGAATCATCCACTGCTTTCCATGTGGCATTTATGGAGGAGGAGCTTTCTAACGAGAAAAACATATCCCTCAATGTCAACAGTCAATCGTTGCTTCATGTGTTGGAAGAGTTGTCTCGGGATCACAATGTGCGGTTTACCCAAGTGAACAATACCATTCATGTTGCCGCAAAGAATGCCGCAGCCTCAGAAGAGATCATAGAGGAACGCAATATTTCAGGAAAGGTACTGGATGAAGAAGGAATCCCTATTCCAGGGGTCAATGTAATCGTCAAAGGAACCAAAAGGGTGACCGTAACAGATCTGGATGGTACATTTTCATTTGAGAATGTTTCCGACGATGCCGTTTTGGTCTTTTCCTTTATAGGTTTTGAATCACAAGAGATTACGGTGGCCCACAAGGAGGTGATTTCGGTGACCTTACTGGAGGATGTGGGTGATCTGGAAGAGGTCGTAGTGGTAGGGTATGGTACCCAGAAAAAAGCTAATCTGACCGGAGCAGTATCCACCGTAGAAGCCAAGGCTTTGGAGAACAGGCCAGTGAGCAACGTGGCAAATGCCCTTCAAGGCACCACTCCTGGTCTTAATATCACCCGTTCCGGAGGTCAGCCGGGAAATGAGAATGTGGGCATTCAGGTAAGGGGCGTGACCTCGGCCAATGGTGCTGTGGACCCGCTCTTGATGGTAGACGGTGTGCCATCACCGCTCTTTACGTTGCAAACCATCAACCCCAATGATATCGAGTCAGTCACTGTCCTAAAAGATGCTGCCGCAGCGGCTATTTATGGTGCTCAGGCCGCCGGGGGAGTGATCTTGGTGAAGACCAAAGGTGGAAAAAAAGGAAAGACGACGTTTGAATACTCCAATCAGTTCGGTACAGAATGGGCGCTGAATGTGCCAGAAAGGCTTTCACTATTGGATGAAGCGTTATACTCCAATCTGGCCAGGGCCAATGCAGGCCTAGGGCCAGAGTACAACGAACAAGCCTTGCAGTACATTCGTGACGGCGTCGAGTTTGTGCCAAGCGAAACCAACCCCAATAAATGGGTGACCTATAACCAACAAAGCATTAGGGACCAGGTACTAAGGGAGTCTTCCCCTATGCAGACGCATAATCTAAGCGCCAGAGGTGGCTCAGAAAACATAGATTACTTGGTTTCACTGGGCTATTATGACAAAAAAGGTGTCTTTAAACTGGGACCGGATAGTTTCGAGAGGTACAATGCCCGGTTTAATTTAGGAGCCAAACTAACGGAGCATCTATCACTTGATTCGAGGATTTCTTATGCCAACCACTATACGGAATCCCCTTCTCGTGGAGCCAGTGGGTATGGCCTATTGCAACAAGTATATCAAGCCCGGCAGCGGTTTCCTGTTTTTACCCCAGAGGGCGAGCTGTTTGGCGGAGCAGGGACTTCAGGAAACAACACCTATGCTTATTTGTCCCAAGGTGGATATGATAATACCCAAAGGAATGATTTTGACGGGGTGTTTACAGGGACATTGAAGGATGTGGTAAAAGGCCTGACCATACGGTCTATTTTTGGCAGGCAATACAGAAGAGCAGATAGGGAGCGTTTTGCCAGAACGGTCGACTTATGGGACCGCGGTGGCGATGGACCTGCTTATGTGTTGAACAATCCCAATACATACGAATTGTATCAAGATAATACGGTCAATACCAGCTTCCAGATGTTGGTGGATTATGACCTGACCTTAGCGGATCAGCATGTGTTTCATGTGCTGGCCGGGTACCAGTGGGAGGACTTCAGATGGACCAGACTGTACTCTAGAGCGAGCAACTTGATCAATAATGATCTGCCTACGCTGAACTTGGGGGATGATAATACCAAAGTGGCTACCCAGAGTATCAACACTTTTGCCAACCAATCGGTATTTGGAAGGATTAACTACAGTTATGACGAACGGTTCCTATTTGAGGGGACACTGCGAATGGATGAAAGCTCTCGTTTGGCTCCTGATTTGAGAACCAAGGTTTTTCCGGCTGCATCCGTAGGTTGGAATATGCACAGGGAAGACTTTTTTGGGAATACGCTGCCTTTCCTTTCTGAATTTAAGCTAAGGGCTTCATGGGGCCAGTTAGGCAGTGCACTTGGCGGAGATATTATCGGGTATTATGATTACCTGAATGTGCTATCCAGGGGTTCTTCGTTGGTAATGGGCAGCGATGAGACACGATCAACTTATTTTTATCAATCTTCCGTTCCTTCCTCAGAACTTTCCTGGGAGACGATCGAGACGTGGAACGGCGGCGTAGATTTGGGCTTATTGGAGAATAAGTTACAGATGAGCTTCGATTACTATGTCAAGCACAATAGAAACATGCTTACTCCCCTCCAGCTGCCGGCGACTTTTGGCGTTGGTACTCCTAAAATAAATAACGGTGTTTTGAAATCTTGGGGATGGGAATTGGCGGTCAATTATCGGGATCGTGTAAATGAAGACTTTAATTATACGGTTGGTTTTAACCTTAGTGACAACCAGAATGAGTTGATCGAATATTCGGGAAGAAACGTGGTGAGTGCAGGAGAAAATAACATTATCGAAGGATTTCCATTAAACACCATCTGGGGATATGAGACGGCTCCGGGGTACTTCACGTCAGCAGATCAGGTAGATGCTGCGGCTTTTCAGGACAATCGTACAGGCCCTGGAGATATCCAATATGTCAATCAAGATGGAGACGATAGGATTACCGTGGGGAATGGAACAACGGATGATGCCGGTGATCTTATGCTGCTTGGGACCAATCAGCAAAGGTACCTGTTTGGTCTAACGGCCTCTGCACAGTGGAAAAATTTCGATCTGTCCATTTTCTTCCAAGGGGTAGGGAAAAGAAGCTTTATGCCCACCCGTGACATGATCATGCCGCTCAGCCAAAGTTGGTTTATGCCGATGAAACATCATCAGGATTATTGGACTCCTGAGCATACCGATGCGGCATTTCCACGGCCTTATTTGAATGGACATCATAACTACCTTCCCTCTGATCGGTGGGTGCTGGACGGTAGCTATATTAGGCTAAAGAACTTCCAGGTTGGGTATTCGTTGCCAGCGTCCTTGATCAATCGGGTGAAGGTAAACCGGGCAAGGATCTTTGTGACAGGTCAGGATGTGCTGACATTTACCAGCATGGGCGTGTTTGATGGGGTTTTTGATCCTGAAAATTCCAATAATGTCCGTGCTGACTATCCTTTCTTTGGCACATTGGCAGTGGGGCTTAACCTATCCTTCTAA
- a CDS encoding RagB/SusD family nutrient uptake outer membrane protein produces the protein MKYSKIYIMAGLMALIVGLGSCDVNRLPETQLSDPAFWRNENDLKLAANYLYTYLPALPVTSDVWSDDAFGKSPNTVSDGTRIAPATDGNYNNAYFLIRAANNIIEKAPRALESGVDPAVVDRYVAEAKFFRAWAYFRLVKRYGDVPLIGTTLAENSEELFAPAAPRAEVLALIYEDLDEGTANLPAPSELDGADYGRITNTAAWAFKSRVALFEGTRSKYHGYGDPQMHLTLAKEAAEACMNSGEHDLFGSYFDLYQYEGEGPGNKENILVRQYGVNVSESITSHTAQRTLETGASNPTKSLADAYLMVDGLPMDKSPLYSEPQSILEVFDNRDPRMSDTFYKEGDEYIGTQPVFNVPNLSFVRTGFANRRYANITDWQNSRSYIDYTIIRYAEVLLNYAEAVYELNGSITDEELDNSVNLLRQRAGVSELSNAFASANGLEMLQEIRRERRVELALEGFRYWDLIRWKTAEEVMPQAVLGNYYFEEYGTEVTPNLTEDNIILLQAEENRSFDPDRDYLWPLPINELGLNPALEQNPNW, from the coding sequence ATGAAGTATAGCAAAATATATATAATGGCAGGTTTGATGGCCTTAATTGTTGGCCTTGGTAGTTGTGATGTAAACAGGCTGCCAGAAACCCAGTTGAGCGACCCGGCTTTTTGGAGGAATGAAAATGACCTGAAACTGGCGGCAAACTACCTTTATACTTACTTGCCCGCCTTGCCGGTGACCTCCGATGTATGGTCGGATGATGCATTTGGCAAGTCACCAAATACCGTCAGTGATGGGACACGCATTGCTCCTGCCACAGATGGGAATTATAATAATGCCTATTTTTTGATCAGGGCTGCTAATAACATCATAGAAAAAGCACCTAGAGCATTGGAAAGTGGAGTGGATCCGGCGGTGGTCGATCGCTATGTAGCCGAGGCGAAATTCTTCAGGGCCTGGGCGTATTTTAGATTGGTGAAACGTTACGGTGATGTGCCGCTGATAGGAACGACATTGGCCGAAAATTCAGAGGAACTGTTTGCGCCTGCTGCACCAAGAGCAGAGGTGTTGGCACTCATCTACGAGGATTTGGACGAAGGAACAGCTAATTTGCCTGCTCCATCGGAACTGGACGGGGCTGATTATGGACGAATCACCAATACTGCTGCATGGGCCTTCAAATCAAGGGTAGCGCTATTTGAGGGAACACGGTCAAAATATCACGGCTACGGCGATCCTCAGATGCACCTTACCCTTGCCAAGGAAGCTGCAGAGGCTTGCATGAATTCTGGTGAGCATGATTTGTTTGGGTCTTATTTTGACCTGTATCAGTATGAAGGTGAAGGGCCAGGAAACAAGGAGAATATCCTGGTGAGACAATACGGTGTGAATGTTTCTGAATCCATCACCAGTCATACTGCCCAGAGAACGCTGGAGACAGGTGCTTCAAATCCCACCAAGTCGCTGGCCGATGCCTATCTGATGGTGGATGGCCTTCCGATGGATAAGTCCCCGCTGTATTCAGAGCCCCAGAGTATTTTGGAGGTTTTTGATAACAGGGACCCAAGAATGTCCGATACGTTTTATAAAGAAGGAGATGAATATATCGGTACCCAGCCGGTGTTCAATGTTCCCAATCTGTCATTTGTCAGAACGGGATTTGCGAACAGGCGGTACGCCAATATCACTGACTGGCAAAATTCACGGTCGTATATCGACTACACCATTATCAGGTATGCAGAAGTTCTATTGAATTATGCAGAAGCTGTTTACGAATTGAATGGTAGCATAACCGATGAAGAGCTGGACAATAGCGTTAATCTGCTCCGCCAGCGCGCAGGGGTTAGCGAACTGAGCAATGCCTTTGCCAGTGCCAATGGGCTCGAAATGCTACAAGAAATCAGAAGAGAGAGAAGAGTGGAGCTGGCCTTGGAAGGGTTCCGGTATTGGGATTTGATCCGTTGGAAAACTGCCGAGGAAGTAATGCCGCAAGCGGTACTAGGGAATTATTACTTTGAAGAATATGGTACGGAGGTTACGCCAAACCTGACAGAAGACAATATCATTCTTCTTCAAGCAGAGGAAAACCGAAGTTTTGATCCTGATCGGGATTATCTCTGGCCACTGCCCATCAATGAACTTGGGCTGAATCCTGCACTGGAGCAGAATCCTAATTGGTAG